The following coding sequences lie in one Spinacia oleracea cultivar Varoflay chromosome 1, BTI_SOV_V1, whole genome shotgun sequence genomic window:
- the LOC110780290 gene encoding probable pectinesterase 68, translated as MVSLFCFSSLIQLPNIVSWYLLLVLSLASLQVVLGSRHLHHHHHHQYDGNGGVTLAPSQSPSPSPSASPSPSPSSSPSPLLTPVNYTRGHHHTWEWPSGYRHITVDIGGDGDYVSVQAAVDSVPDNNMVNAIIHIRPGLYIEKVQVPATKPYITFEGAGREVTVIEWHDRACDPGPDGEQLRTYRTASVTVLANHFTARNITFKNTAPGPLPGMEGWQAVAFRISGDKASFFGCGFYGHQDTLCDDAGRHYFKDCYIQGSIDFIFGNARSMYKDCEIHSTATRFGSIAAQFRTSRDEKTGFAFVNCRVTGSGPIYVGRAMSNYSRIVYSYTYFDDIVAHGGWDNWDHQTGQNKTAFFGVYKCWGPGAAAVKGTSWATELDFDTAHPFLAKSFVNGRHWILHSHA; from the exons ATGgtttctttattttgttttagtagTTTGATACAATTACCTAATATTGTTTCATGGTacttattattagtattatcaCTTGCATCCTTGCAGGTTGTTTTGGGATCTcgccacctccaccaccaccaccaccaccaatatGATGGAAATGGGGGCGTTACCTTGGCGCCAAGCCAGTCTCCTTCTCCGTCTCCGTCTGCGTCTCCGTCTCCGTCTCCAtcctcatccccatccccattaCTGACACCGGTCAACTATACGAGAGGCCATCACCATACATGGGAATGGCCTAGTGGCTATCGACATATCACTGTCGACATTGGTGGTGATGGAGATTATGTTTCCGTTCAAGCGGCAGTGGATTCCGTCCCGGATAATAATATGGTTAATGCCATCATTCATATTCGTCCTGGATTATACAT AGAAAAAGTGCAGGTACCAGCAACAAAGCCGTACATAACATTTGAAGGCGCAGGAAGAGAAGTGACGGTGATAGAGTGGCACGATAGAGCATGTGATCCCGGCCCCGACGGAGAACAACTTCGTACCTACCGGACCGCCTCCGTTACCGTCTTGGCTAATCATTTCACCGCCAGAAACATCACCTTCAAG AATACAGCGCCGGGTCCCCTCCCCGGAATGGAAGGATGGCAGGCCGTAGCATTCAGGATATCCGGCGACAAGGCTTCTTTCTTTGGCTGCGGATTTTACGGTCATCAGGACACCTTATGCGACGATGCTGGTCGTCATTACTTCAAGGATTGTTATATTCAAGGCTCCATTGATTTCATCTTTGGCAATGCTCGTTCTATGTATAAA GACTGTGAGATACACTCAACGGCAACGAGGTTCGGGTCGATAGCAGCGCAATTCAGAACATCACGAGATGAGAAAACAGGGTTTGCATTCGTGAATTGTAGGGTGACAGGGAGTGGACCAATCTATGTGGGGAGAGCAATGAGCAACTACTCTCGAATTGTCTATTCTTATACTTATTTTGATGACATCGTTGCTCATGGTGGATGGGATAACTGGGACCATCAAACCGGTCAAAACAA GACCGCGTTCTTTGGAGTGTACAAGTGTTGGGGTCCAGGAGCTGCAGCAGTAAAAGGTACATCATGGGCTACGGAATTGGACTTTGATACAGCCCATCCCTTTCTTGCTAAGAGCTTTGTTAATGGCAGACACTGGATTCTACATTCTCATGCCTAA